The Acinetobacter chinensis genomic sequence GTACATTCGCCATTTACCCAATCGTAAAGCTTTACCTTTACTGTTCTTTATGTGTGATGAAAGCTGGGCGTTAAGTATCACCGATGCGCATAAAAACAATCCACGAAATCCGTATGTTGGTTTTAGTGTGTATTTTTATATTGGTCTATGCTTTGCACTGTATGTTATGTGGGTGGTTTTTACCACTTTAGGTGTTGGCCTCGGCGCATTCTTAGGCGATGTATCGAAGTTCGGTTTTGATATGGCATTTCCTGCCGTGTTTCTGGTTTTATTGCGCGGTATGTGGAAAGGATTCAAGCCTGCTTTGCCCTGGCTGATCAGTCTGATTGCTGCGGCTTTAGCTTATCTTTATTTACCCAAAGGCTGGTATGTTTTAGTCGGTTCAGTAACTGGCATTATTACTGCCATACTGTTTGTGGGAGATGAAAAATGATCCACATACCAACGCTCATTGCCATTATTTGTGTTGCTTTAACCACATATTCCACACGGGTTTTAGGCTATTTATTGCTTAAAAATAAAAAACTCAGTAAAAGAACCACACAGATTTTACAGGTCATTCCCGGCTGTGTATTGGTTTCAGTCATTGCGCCCTATTTTGTTTCAGACAATCCTGCCAATTTAATTGCAATTGTTATTACCTTGTTCGCAGCATGCTATTTATCACTTTTACCAACAGTTTTGATCAGTATCGTTGCGACAGGTTTTTTGAGATACTTTATCAGCTAAGGTAGCTCAAATTCGACTTAGGTCAAAATACACATGATGTTCAATCCAGTATTGAATCCAATCATGTGTATTTAAACCAAAAATTTATTTAAAAAAAATCAATTGTATAAAATCAAATTCACAATCAGCTGATATCAATTACATAGAACTCCGCTTTTCAAATTTTTTCGCCGATCTTCAATATTCAAGATGGAGCTTGCTACTCCATCAACAACCTGATCTAAAGCGTCTTTTGAAGAATTCACTAAATCCACTATACCGCCCTGATGCTTCGCTACAGGCTGTGTAAATACCATCCGACAACTGAATGTATTGCTTTGCACAGGCTTTGTCTCATTTTTAGCTGTCGTCAATGGATGATTCACCTGATCCAGTTTAATTGTCCAGTTTACAGCGACAGCAATCTCATTCTTATTATTAACATTTGCTGTACCTTGATTATCAATAAAATCAAATCTGGAAAAATCTGTCGCAATCCGATAAGTCGTTTTGCCACCGCTCATTCCACTATTATAACGATCTATCGCTCCTAATTTTTGCTGTAACCCCGAAGAAAGTCCATCACGTAATTCTGCCGCCAAAGTAGATGTCCAGCGATTTTCATTTAAAACTTTTGATTTTCCATTTGCTTCAAAAATGACGATAGGAATGCGGTTTAAACGGTCTGCTAACCCTACCGGCAATACTTCAATCATCATCAATTGATTTGTTTGATGGAGAGGCGTCGCAACAGGAATTTTGCCATTAAGTGAGTAATAATTCGGTGGAGCAGAAGTCGAGCACGCTGTAAGCACTCCACCAAATAAGCCCACGATGACATGCAATAAAACACTTTTGCGGTAAAACTTAATTTTAATCTTATGATCAATTGTCATTTTTCTTAGGCTCCGCTGTTTTACCTCGAATCAATGATTCAGGATGTTGTTCAATCTGGTCTGACATCAACTGCAGTGAAGCCGCAGCCCGAGTGATCTGTTGCAAGGCTTTGCGTAAATCCTGCTGTACAGGTGCATCACTTGCCAGAACTGTTTCGGTGGACTGTACCGTTTTACGTACATCGTCCAGTGTTGCCTGTAGATTCGGAGCAACTTTACCATCCAGCTGCTCAATCAGCTTTCTCGTTGAAAGGACAGTTGTATTCAGCGTTGCTAAAGTTGTACGGACATCCTGACCTATTTCCACCAGCGGGAACTTCGTAACATTATCTGCAATCTGAGCAACCTGAGCCTGCAAGCCTTTCAGTTCAGTTGCAGTGGTTGGTATTTCAACTGAACCATTCGAATACTGTACCGTTGTGGCAAACTTTGCCTTAGGAAATACATCAAAAGCGATATAGTTCTGACCGGTCAGCAAGTTCCCTGTACGCATCTGTGCACGCCAGCCACGTTCTACAAAATTCTTAAAAATAACCCCATGAGGATCGAGTTCACGACCATCTGCGATACGGGACGGATACACCTCTGCTTCCACCCGCATACGGATTTGAGTGTAATTATGATGAAATTCGGTATTGATTGCTTTCACATTTCCAATATCCACCCCCATAAAATCAATAGGTGCACCCACTGACAAGCCTCGAAGTGACTCGGTAAAATACATAATGACACGTCGCGGATTGATATCCGGTGCTTTGAGTGCCAGTTTTTCGCTATCAAACAGTTCAAAACGGCTGCGGTCAGGTGCTAAGCCTGCACTGGATTTTTCAGGATACCCAAAAGCAATACCGCCCGAAACAATACTTGCCAGAGACTGTGTATTCAGGCTGAAACCCGATGCATTCAGGCTGACATCCACTCCACTTGCCTGCCAGAATCGGGCATCACTCGTCACAAATTTATCGTATGGGGAGCGGATAAAAGTCTGCAACTCCACACTTCTACCATCCTTTGCCAGCTGATAAGCAGTAACCTGCCCGACATTGATTCTCCGATAATAAATGGGTGAACCATAATCCAGTGATCCCAGATCCTCTGCTTTTAAAAAGAAAACTTTACCAGGAACATCTGAAGCAATAACCGGTGGCGTTTCCAGCCCCTGAAACTCTTTCTGTTTCTGATCAGAACGTCCACCATCGACTTCTATATAAGCACCTGACAACAGTGTATCCAGACCCGACACTCCACCTGAACCAACACGGGGACGCACCACCCAGAAACGGCTGTCTTTCACCGCAAAATTACTGGCATCACGGCGTAATTCAATTTTAGCAACAACATGAGAACGATCTTCTGACAGCTCAAGCTCCCGAACCAGACCAATATTGACATGCTTATAACGGATAACCGTTTTTCCAGCTTCCAGTCCTTCGGCCGTCCTGAAGCTGACCTCGACTGTCGGTCCTGTATTTAAAAATGCTTTTATTGCCAGTGACAGAGCAATCAGCAATGCAATCAGTGGTATTAACCAGATCAGAGATGGTTTTAATTTGCTGCGCTTTTTAACAGGTTCAGGCAGTTCAGATATATTACCCGGAACATTTACCTGAGCATGCAATTCTGCTTTTTCATTGTCTGAATTATCGTTCGTCATACTCATATTTCTTTTTTTGATGAGTTAAAATCAGCATTGGTCACATGGACACTCACATGCTTATTCATTTTCTTACGCTGTTCAAGACTATAATTGTCCCAGATCATTCGCGGGTCAAAACTCTGTGAAGCCAGCATGGTCAGTACAACAACCGCACCAAAAGCTACAGCACCCGGTCCTGCAAGAATTGTTGCCAGTGACTGAATCTGAATGAGTGCTGCCAGCAATGCCACTACAAATACATCGATCATGGACCATCGACCGATAAACTCCACAATACGGTACATCGTAGCGCAATGCGCCGGAGAAAAAGTCACGCTTTTTGATGACTGAAGATATACCGCAACCAACAGTACAGCCAGAATGATCAGCTTCAGCATCGGAATAAAAATACTCGCCATAAAAATCACACTGGATACCAGATAATCTCCACTTTTCCAGAAATAGATCACACCACTCATAATCGTGTCCTGCTGTCGCCCGAGCAATGATTCAGTCACCGTCATAGGCAAAATATTGGCAGGAATATAAAGAATGATTGCCGCTGCCAGAAAGGCAAACGTCCTTTGCAGACTTACAGGCTTGCGCAGGTGTACAGGGCTGTTACATCGGCTGCAACGCTGATTCTCATCAACGGTATGATCAACAGCATCTGTCTCCTGCTGTGGGTTCAGCAATCCACAGCAATGACAAAGCACCAGAGACAGATCAATCGCTCTTAATGGCACTGCTTCAGTATGCAGATCTTTTTTTACATCCACACGGGAGGCTGGTTGCAGAACCGCAACATCGGTATTATTTTCAGAATGCTTCATAATGGTACATACACATCAATCGCATCCCATAAATCTTTAATTTTTATGGAGCCAATATATACCAGCAGCACACTTAATATTGCAATCGCCCAGAGTGCAATCCCAGGGATTACAACCACCATACCAACCAGTTTCACCAGGGTCACCAGTATCCCGATCAGGAAAACCTCCACCATTCCCCAGGTCCGTAAGAAATAAAGTGTTCTCAGTACCACCCGAATGGTTTTGCGGGAGTTTCTGAACACCTCCCGCCTGATACCCATAATGACCGTCAGAACATAAGTCATTAACAGGATGTACAACAGAGGAACAATAAAAGTGGTCAGCATCAGTAATGCACCTACGAAAGCCCGATCAGTCTGAAACATGATCCACGCTGCACCCAGCAGTGTTGTTTCTGAATAATTCCCCTGAAGCTCAACTTTAATAATGGAAAAGCTGTTCGCAATAATAAAAACGATAAGTGCCGTGACAATCATTGCAAGCAATGTATTGAAGTTATTTATTTTTCTGTATAACTCTGCACCACAGCAACTGCAATAAGCATACTCGCCTGTTGCAAGTGGCACTCTTTGGAAAACCGCATCACATTCTTCACAACCAATAAGGTCAGTATGATTTCTCAGTTGCATGCTGCGCACATACCTTTTTTAATATCGTTATAGAGTTTTTTGTCTTTAATAATTAAATTAACTCAAACCAGGCGTTTTTATGTTTATTTTTATAAGTGAATTGTTTACTGACAGATCAGTTTGATAAACCCAAAGAAATTGCCCCACCAGACAAGTATCCGATGGGGCAACCATGTTCAGAACCATTAATCAGACTAAGGTTTATTCTAAAATTGAATTCATTTTCAAAAGATTAAATAACAAATATAAGTTTAGCATTCCTTTAAGTCTGTTAAACGCATGACCAGTTCCGGACGCCCAGGAGTGTGATTCTGAAACTATTTATACTGCTCAAATTACAGGTTTTTCAGTTTAGCCAGAAGACTCACCAGTTCTGCATTTTGAAGTTCAAGCTGATTCAGACGGGTCGTGGTTTTATCCAGCACTTCCTGCTGAACCTGCATTTTCTTTGCCAGTCCCTGCATTATTTCCAGGGTCTTTTTCAGATTTTCTTCCAGATGCAGAACTTTGTCTTCTGTCTGCATAATCTGTGTATCAGAATGCACAGAATCATCCTGATTTCTAAAATACAACCAGAACAGAAAGCCTACCGCACAAACCAGCAGCAGAATAAATCCCCAGATCAAAATCAGCATCGCATTTCCCACTTAATTCAAAGTTCATTCTTTATTGATATATAAAATCACATCTTATGTGAACTGATGTATCAAAGATACTTTTCTTTATTCAATCAAAAGCTTTTTAAAGTCCTGACAGCTACATACTCAGTTCAGGTAAAGGACTCACACAAATCGAGTAAGCGGTTTGCGTATCCCCATTCATTATCATACCAGGCAAAAACTTTCGCCTGGTGCCCTGCAACCATAGTCTGAGTCAGATCAACAATTAAAGAATACGGCGAGTGATTAAAGTCACTGGAAACCAGCGGCTCTTCTGTAATATCCATAATTTCTGAGTAATCACGCTCTGCTGATTCCCTCAGCACCTGATTGATCGTATGCGTATCAAGAGGTGAACGCGAGACAAAAGTCAGATCAACTGCTGCGACATTGATAGTTGGAACACGTATGGAATAACCATCTATACGCCCTTCCATTTTCGGCATCACCCGCTTTAAAGCTCCCAGTGCAGAAGATGTGGTAGGAATAATATTCTGCCCAGAAGCCCGTGCCCGTCTTAAATCACGATGTGCATGATCCAGTACAGCCTGATCAGCTGTTACGGCATGAATCTCAGTCATCAGCGCACTTTCAATACCAAAAGCATCATCAATAATTTTGACCAGAGGTACCAGTGCCTGAGTCGTACAGGAAACCCCCGAAATGATCCGGTCAGTTGTCTTAACTTCGTGATGGTTGACCCCATAGACAATGGCTGCATCTACCGTATCAAACGGTGCAGCACCAATAATGACACGTTTTGCACCTGCGGTAATATGCTTCGTCGCGGCTTCATGTGAACGGAACAGACCTGTACATTCCAGTACAACATCCACATTCAGTTGATGCCACGGCAGTTTCTCAGGATCAGCTTCAGCAAAAACTTCCACCCGCAGACCGGCAAGCCCCGCACTGATATTCAGAAAAGAATGTCCGTCCTCTGTCTCAATACTGACCTTGCCTTTAAAGCGTCCATGGGTACTGTCATATCGAAACAGATGGGCAAGTGTTTCAACATCGGCAACATCATTGACAGCGACAATTTCAAAATGAAAGTCTTTAGGATTTTCAAACCAGGCACGTAGAACATTGCGCCCTATCCGCCCAAATCCATTAATCGCCACACGTTGCATTACTTATCCTTAGAATTGAAACCACACATTTCAGCTGAATATGTTATCGGATTTCTTTGCTTTATGGAGAATATTTGTCAAAATGCTGTAGAAAAATTCAAACCTAAAACATTAAAACAACTTTTGATAAAACTGAGAATTTTAAAATGGCGAATTTAGATCAATGCTTATACATTTTCATCGCCTCTTGCATCTTCTCAAGCCCTGTACTTCATGCAAAGCCAATTTATGCTTCATGCAATACACAACAAACTATACAACTGATTCAAAAGTTTAAATTATTGTCAGATTTAACACTTAAACATGAGGAAATTGAAAATCGTTTCGATTGTATCCAACTCAATGATTCACAAATATTGATTGCAACAGCCAATATGATCGAAATGAACCAAGGTAATTATCAGATCAATCTTGATTTAATTGATATGAATAAACAAAAATTATTAATGCGCTATCAACATCCTCAATTTTTTTCAGAAGCGAATGGTCGATTCTCATCAATTAAATTTGATCGTGCCCCATACTCAAACTTAGCTGAACAACATGTAATTGGATTAAAAACACACCTCTACAGTATAGGTGAACACAGCTATAATTTAGATAAGTTCAATTTATTCCGTATTATTTACAGCTCTCCGACTGCTAAAAACAATAAAGTTCAATCGGTTTTAAGAAATATAAACACTCAAATCCAATCGAATTGGCGACCTATGTATGGCTGTGATGAAAGTACCAATGATGACATAAAAAGCATTTTTATTCTGCGAAATACTCAGAATAATCAATTGCAAGATATTTTACTCAAACAAACTAAAAAATCAGTAGATACCGATGAAGAATGTAAAACAACCAAAGTGAATAAAACGCAACAACAACTTTTAAAATTTAATGGTCAGTCTTATCAAATCGACAGAACACAATTGTTGTATTCGGATGATTTAAAAGATGAATAAAACTATGAACAGAAAATTTGTGGCTTAAATTTTCCTATTAGGACAAGAGTACAGATCAGCACCTGTTCTATTAGACTTCTTGCGAAAGTTAATTTCAGCAAGATCTTATCAATATTGGATGTCCCCCTCTCCTTTCAGGATGAGAAACATCGTTTCGCAAGAGGGAGAGGTTTTCTATTTTAAAGCCCTCATCCTCTTGCGGAGTTACCTCCTCATCCTAGAGGGAGAAGGAACTCCAATATTCTTTTGGATATGTTTTGAATCTAAAATTTGAATATTTTCTGACTTATGCAAGAGATCTATTGTCAAAAACCTGCGTAAATTCAATGCTCAATGTAAGTTAAATCTGAAGTATTAATCGACTTCCAACACCATCGCAGCACCGATACCACCCGCAGCACATGCCGTCGTCAAAGCCACACCACCGCCACGGCGTTTCAGCTCATGCACAGTCTGACCGATCACTCGCCCGCCCGTTGCCCCAAATGGATGACCATAAGCGACTGAACCACCATTCACATTGAGAATATCAAAATTCACCTCACCTACAGCTTGAGAACGGTTCAATACCGTTTTGGCATAACTGTCTGAGGCTAAACCTTTAATATTACACAAAACCTGACCTGCAAAAGCCTCATGCATATCAATCAGTGTCATTTCTGCAAGTGGAATCCCTGCACGCTCCAAGGCAATTGGTGCTGCCAACACAGGTCCCATTAACAAATCTTCTTTTGGCGTTTTCGCGGCAAAAGCATAAGAACGAATATAGCCAATCGGTTCAAAACCTAGAGCTTTGGCTTTTTCTTCACTCATCAGCAAAACAGCCGATGCACCATCTGTCAAAGGACTTGCATTACCTGCTGTCACCGTACCTTTGCCCAAAAGGTCAAATACAGGTTTTAATTTGTCATAAGCTTCACGCTTCGGATTTTGACGGACAAGGTTGTCTTCTTTTAAAGTTTTGCCTGAACTTAATGTCGCTGTCAGTACCTGTTGATCTAAATAACCTTGTTTCCACGCATTGTCCGCATTGAAGTGTGATTTAAAGGCAAGGTCATCTTGCTCGCTACGACCAATGCCCCATTTTTTCACCATTTTCTCACAGCTTTGCCCCATAGTTTCATGGGTAGAATATTCTGTAATTGAAGGTTGTTGCGGCAAAATATCAGTCGGACGTAAAGCAGAGAGCAGTTTCAAACGATCTTTGAGTGTTTTGGCAAAATTGACATCACGCAATGTCGAAGAAAATTTTGCCGACATTGGTAAACGTACACTGCTAGTCGAATCTGTTCCACCTGCAATAATAATGTCCGCATTACCCGCCAATATAGTTTCAGCTGCACTGCTAATAGTTTGAAAACTGGTCGCACATGCCCGAGTAATACTATATGCATCAACATTTTCCAGCCCTGCCTGTAAAGCAATCTCACGGGCAATAAATGGCGCTTCTGGAATCATCACGGTCATGCCAAAAACCAATTGGTCGATGTCATCTTTATTTAAATTATTGCGTTTGATCAGTTCATTGACCACCATTACGCCTAAATCAATCGCATTCAAATCTTTATAATGTGTTGCAATACGGGCAAATGGAGTACGAACCGCATCCACAATGGCAATACGTCCATGCTTATTGGATAAATCTACTTTGCTGTTCACTTTCGTTCCTTAAAATTATTTTAATCAAAATGACAATAACCGAGAGTAAAGCGCTGTGTGTTTATTCAACAATGGCTGGACTGACAATCCTGACTGATATTTATGTGCTTAGTTGTTACAAATAAAATGTGCTGCCCCCACCCTTGGCTATGAATGAAAAAATCAACTCTCCTGACATACTCGAGGTGATTGTGAATTCATCCTAAATACGATGCTCAGTAATATTAATTTGATGCATCACGATTTCAACAAATCGAGAGGATTTAAAAAATTAAACATCATCTATATAAAAACCTCCAATTCACCTTAAAATCATTGGTGGAGCGCGGTTTTTCCGTTATACTTTGGCGTTTTTAAAAATTAAGCCCGTGTGCTGACTAAGCATAAAAATCAGACTTAGCCACGCACTTTTAGCCAATAGAAAATTATGGAGTGACTTGGTTGTGAGTACTCGTTTTATGACAACTGCCGAAATACGTGAAGCATTTTTGCGTTACTTTGAATCGCAAGGACATACACGTGTCGCGTCGAGTTCACTTGTACCCGCCAACGACCCTACTCTGCTGTTCACCAATGCAGGGATGAACCAATTCAAAGACTGTTTCTTAGGTCTTGAAAAACGTGACTATATTCGTGCAACGACTTCACAGAAGTGTGTCCGCGCAGGCGGTAAACACAACGACTTAGATAACGTTGGTTATACCGCACGTCACCATACATTCTTTGAAATGTTGGGTAACTTTTCTTTTGGTGATTATTTCAAACATGATGCAATCCGTTTTGCCTGGGACTTTTTGACTGGCGAAGAATGGTTAGCATTACCAAAAGATAAACTCTATGCCACTGTTTATCATACCGATGATGAAGCGTTTGACATCTGGAACAAAGAGATTGGTCTGGATGCAAGCCGTATCATCCGTATTGGCGATAACAAAGGCGAAAAATACGCATCAGATAACTTCTGGGCAATGGGTGATACAGGTCCTTGTGGTCCTTGTTCTGAAATTTTCTTTGACCACGGTGATCACATCTGGGGTGGCTTACCTGGCTCACCTGAAGAAGATGGCGACCGTTTCATTGAAATCTGGAACAACGTATTCATGCAGTTCAACCGTACTGCGGATGGTGTATTGCATAATCTTCCTGCCCCTTCTGTTGATACAGGTATGGGCTTAGAGCGTATTTCTGCGGTTTTACAACATGTAAATTCAAACTACGAAACTGATCTGTTCCAGCACTTGTTAAAATCTGCTGCTGAAATTATCGGTGTAGATACCACACAAGCTGTTGCAACTGCACAAGCAAACAACAGTCCTGTTGAATACCCTGCTTCACTTAAAGTGGTTGCTGACCATGCACGTTCTTGCTGCTTCCTGATTGCGGATGGTGTAAATCCGTCGAATGAAGGTCGTGGTTATGTACTGCGTCGTATTATCCGTCGTGCTGTACGTCATGGTAATAAAATGGGCGCGACTGGTACATTCTTCTACAAAATGTTGCAGCCTTTAATCGAAGTGATGGGCGAAGCTTATCCTGAGCTTGCTGAACGTCGTCAGGTGATCGAAACTGCGTTAATCCGTGAAGAAGAACAATTTGCAAAAACTTTAGAGCAAGGTTTGAAATTGCTTGAAGGTGAATTGGCGAACTTAAAAGGCAATGTGATTGCCGGCGAAACAGTATTTAAACTTTATGATACTTATGGTTTCCCTACAGATTTAACCGCTGATATTGCACGTGAACGTGATTTAACCATTGACGAAGCTGGTTTCGAAGTTGAAATGGCTGCTCAACGTCAACGTGCCCGTGATGCAGGTAAGTTTGCTGTTGATTACAACTCTATTGTCAAAGTCGATGGCGAAACTCAGTTTGATGGTTATGACTCAACCAATGGTCAAGGTCAAATTGTTGCGATCTACAAAGATGGCGA encodes the following:
- a CDS encoding AzlC family ABC transporter permease, encoding MFQFKNSAKDLDASVEYLEFLRGVKISIPMLLGIIPFALVLGTQAAQKGFSAIEVPLLTGLNFAGGSEFAIIEVWTQPPQLMFLLLITFLVNSRHILMGASLAPYIRHLPNRKALPLLFFMCDESWALSITDAHKNNPRNPYVGFSVYFYIGLCFALYVMWVVFTTLGVGLGAFLGDVSKFGFDMAFPAVFLVLLRGMWKGFKPALPWLISLIAAALAYLYLPKGWYVLVGSVTGIITAILFVGDEK
- a CDS encoding AzlD family protein, which codes for MIHIPTLIAIICVALTTYSTRVLGYLLLKNKKLSKRTTQILQVIPGCVLVSVIAPYFVSDNPANLIAIVITLFAACYLSLLPTVLISIVATGFLRYFIS
- a CDS encoding PqiC family protein, translating into MTIDHKIKIKFYRKSVLLHVIVGLFGGVLTACSTSAPPNYYSLNGKIPVATPLHQTNQLMMIEVLPVGLADRLNRIPIVIFEANGKSKVLNENRWTSTLAAELRDGLSSGLQQKLGAIDRYNSGMSGGKTTYRIATDFSRFDFIDNQGTANVNNKNEIAVAVNWTIKLDQVNHPLTTAKNETKPVQSNTFSCRMVFTQPVAKHQGGIVDLVNSSKDALDQVVDGVASSILNIEDRRKNLKSGVLCN
- a CDS encoding PqiB family protein, which translates into the protein MTNDNSDNEKAELHAQVNVPGNISELPEPVKKRSKLKPSLIWLIPLIALLIALSLAIKAFLNTGPTVEVSFRTAEGLEAGKTVIRYKHVNIGLVRELELSEDRSHVVAKIELRRDASNFAVKDSRFWVVRPRVGSGGVSGLDTLLSGAYIEVDGGRSDQKQKEFQGLETPPVIASDVPGKVFFLKAEDLGSLDYGSPIYYRRINVGQVTAYQLAKDGRSVELQTFIRSPYDKFVTSDARFWQASGVDVSLNASGFSLNTQSLASIVSGGIAFGYPEKSSAGLAPDRSRFELFDSEKLALKAPDINPRRVIMYFTESLRGLSVGAPIDFMGVDIGNVKAINTEFHHNYTQIRMRVEAEVYPSRIADGRELDPHGVIFKNFVERGWRAQMRTGNLLTGQNYIAFDVFPKAKFATTVQYSNGSVEIPTTATELKGLQAQVAQIADNVTKFPLVEIGQDVRTTLATLNTTVLSTRKLIEQLDGKVAPNLQATLDDVRKTVQSTETVLASDAPVQQDLRKALQQITRAAASLQLMSDQIEQHPESLIRGKTAEPKKNDN
- a CDS encoding paraquat-inducible protein A, which codes for MKHSENNTDVAVLQPASRVDVKKDLHTEAVPLRAIDLSLVLCHCCGLLNPQQETDAVDHTVDENQRCSRCNSPVHLRKPVSLQRTFAFLAAAIILYIPANILPMTVTESLLGRQQDTIMSGVIYFWKSGDYLVSSVIFMASIFIPMLKLIILAVLLVAVYLQSSKSVTFSPAHCATMYRIVEFIGRWSMIDVFVVALLAALIQIQSLATILAGPGAVAFGAVVVLTMLASQSFDPRMIWDNYSLEQRKKMNKHVSVHVTNADFNSSKKEI
- a CDS encoding paraquat-inducible protein A; the encoded protein is MQLRNHTDLIGCEECDAVFQRVPLATGEYAYCSCCGAELYRKINNFNTLLAMIVTALIVFIIANSFSIIKVELQGNYSETTLLGAAWIMFQTDRAFVGALLMLTTFIVPLLYILLMTYVLTVIMGIRREVFRNSRKTIRVVLRTLYFLRTWGMVEVFLIGILVTLVKLVGMVVVIPGIALWAIAILSVLLVYIGSIKIKDLWDAIDVYVPL
- the gap gene encoding type I glyceraldehyde-3-phosphate dehydrogenase is translated as MQRVAINGFGRIGRNVLRAWFENPKDFHFEIVAVNDVADVETLAHLFRYDSTHGRFKGKVSIETEDGHSFLNISAGLAGLRVEVFAEADPEKLPWHQLNVDVVLECTGLFRSHEAATKHITAGAKRVIIGAAPFDTVDAAIVYGVNHHEVKTTDRIISGVSCTTQALVPLVKIIDDAFGIESALMTEIHAVTADQAVLDHAHRDLRRARASGQNIIPTTSSALGALKRVMPKMEGRIDGYSIRVPTINVAAVDLTFVSRSPLDTHTINQVLRESAERDYSEIMDITEEPLVSSDFNHSPYSLIVDLTQTMVAGHQAKVFAWYDNEWGYANRLLDLCESFT
- the fadI gene encoding acetyl-CoA C-acyltransferase FadI is translated as MNSKVDLSNKHGRIAIVDAVRTPFARIATHYKDLNAIDLGVMVVNELIKRNNLNKDDIDQLVFGMTVMIPEAPFIAREIALQAGLENVDAYSITRACATSFQTISSAAETILAGNADIIIAGGTDSTSSVRLPMSAKFSSTLRDVNFAKTLKDRLKLLSALRPTDILPQQPSITEYSTHETMGQSCEKMVKKWGIGRSEQDDLAFKSHFNADNAWKQGYLDQQVLTATLSSGKTLKEDNLVRQNPKREAYDKLKPVFDLLGKGTVTAGNASPLTDGASAVLLMSEEKAKALGFEPIGYIRSYAFAAKTPKEDLLMGPVLAAPIALERAGIPLAEMTLIDMHEAFAGQVLCNIKGLASDSYAKTVLNRSQAVGEVNFDILNVNGGSVAYGHPFGATGGRVIGQTVHELKRRGGGVALTTACAAGGIGAAMVLEVD
- the alaS gene encoding alanine--tRNA ligase → MSTRFMTTAEIREAFLRYFESQGHTRVASSSLVPANDPTLLFTNAGMNQFKDCFLGLEKRDYIRATTSQKCVRAGGKHNDLDNVGYTARHHTFFEMLGNFSFGDYFKHDAIRFAWDFLTGEEWLALPKDKLYATVYHTDDEAFDIWNKEIGLDASRIIRIGDNKGEKYASDNFWAMGDTGPCGPCSEIFFDHGDHIWGGLPGSPEEDGDRFIEIWNNVFMQFNRTADGVLHNLPAPSVDTGMGLERISAVLQHVNSNYETDLFQHLLKSAAEIIGVDTTQAVATAQANNSPVEYPASLKVVADHARSCCFLIADGVNPSNEGRGYVLRRIIRRAVRHGNKMGATGTFFYKMLQPLIEVMGEAYPELAERRQVIETALIREEEQFAKTLEQGLKLLEGELANLKGNVIAGETVFKLYDTYGFPTDLTADIARERDLTIDEAGFEVEMAAQRQRARDAGKFAVDYNSIVKVDGETQFDGYDSTNGQGQIVAIYKDGEQVDEVFEGDEALIVLNQTPFYAESGGQIGDTGIFKNDTGIFEVQDTKKSGGAFVHQGIVTMGSLKATQAVEAIVKADIREATARNHSATHLLHAALRQVLGEHVQQKGSLVASDILRFDFANDQPVTFAQIQQIERIVNAEVIANTAVSTELLDIDAAKEKGAMMLFGEKYGDEVRVLSMGTTKDEKNFSIELCGGIHVKRTGDIGLFKITSEGGVAAGVRRIEAVTGTKALETVQKVDADIVHINDLLKAQKDQTVEKVEATVESAHQLQKQIEQLNQKLANFQASELMGQVQDIAGRQTLIATVHGQDAKSVRHLHDSVKSKLDNAVIVLAGVDADKVSLIASVAKDFTANLKAGDIIKHLATELGGKGGGKPDLAQGGAPLNEKFEPVMADLTAWLAQK